A single genomic interval of Dysidea avara chromosome 6, odDysAvar1.4, whole genome shotgun sequence harbors:
- the LOC136257361 gene encoding uncharacterized protein, giving the protein MRRGCIKIVVSMVIVCVFMFSIYSYIVLTSRPPMRVALCVSYWEQQTNSLLNMWSFQKWANQSGNLRVVEPFAANSVLGFPRGDFKNFNFSNALRFRDYFDLEYWTKETANYGIPPMVTWDTFIRYASKKVVVVILAYEVSPGGVYINDDIKNHEECVTELIRFKRFTQSLLDRFHFEVVKIVCFASYATNEGQLYPTLEEFNSYIIDSDHKDDVTHSVTLWFSFWRGVQYDRITINNQIIQRGEENALAMVRPSPKIFEDSKRCVKTVLKVDTNEYTAVAFRTQSRKNAMTSHRYSRDAILAYFLKCASDISVVLKGLKTNQSLLSIDLGRFGDLTSGSYYDYDSNNTFDGKGTKVFQTALNAVYGNKTVDEYHNDFIRAANGIEDSGYIGAMQKAIAENAKCLVVIGGHSSFQRSMIQHHRDKSDCVKYICYEEKL; this is encoded by the coding sequence ATGAGGAGAGGCTGTATAAAGATTGTGGTTTCAATGGTGATAGTGTGTGTCTTCATGTTTTCTATATATTCGTATATAGTACTTACTAGTCGTCCACCAATGAGAGTTGCTCTTTGCGTTAGCTACTGGGAGCAGCAGACAAATTCATTACTAAACATGTGGTCATTTCAGAAGTGGGCAAACCAGTCTGGAAATTTGAGAGTTGTGGAACCATTTGCTGCTAATTCTGTACTTGGATTTCCCAGGGGGGATTTTAAAAACTTTAATTTTTCAAATGCTCTACGTTTTAGAGACTATTTTGATTTAGAATACTGGACTAAAGAAACAGCTAACTATGGTATCCCACCTATGGTAACCTGGGATACATTCATAAGATATGCAAGTAAGAAAGTTGTGGTGGTTATCCTAGCATATGAAGTATCGCCTGGAGGAGTATACATCAATGATGATATAAAGAATCACGAAGAGTGTGTTACTGAACTTATAAGATTTAAACGCTTTACACAGTCCCTTCTGGATCGTTTTCACTTTGAGGTAGTAAAAATTGTATGTTTTGCTTCTTACGCTACTAATGAAGGGCAACTGTATCCTACATTAGAAGAGTTCAACTCATATATAATTGACAGTGATCACAAGGATGATGTAACTCATAGTGTAACTTTATGGTTTTCATTTTGGCGTGGAGTGCAATATGACAGAATAACAATAAACAATCAAATTATTCAGCGTGGTGAAGAAAATGCTCTTGCTATGGTACGTCCTAGTCCTAAAATATTTGAAGACAGTAAAAGATGTGTTAAAACAGTTTTGAAAGTTGACACAAATGAGTACACAGCAGTTGCATTTAGAACACAAAGCAGAAAAAATGCAATGACATCTCACAGGTATTCAAGAGATGCAATTTTGGCATATTTTTTAAAATGTGCTAGTGATATATCAGTTGTTCTTAAAGGATTAAAGACAAACCAAAGCCTTTTATCTATTGACTTAGGAAGGTTTGGTGACCTAACATCAGGGAGTTATTATGACTATGATAGTAACAACACATTTGATGGTAAAGGAACTAAAGTGTTTCAGACTGCACTGAATGCTGTGTATGGCAATAAAACTGTTGACGAGTACCACAATGACTTTATTAGAGCAGCTAATGGTATTGAAGACAGTGGATATATTGGAGCAATGCAGAAAGCTATTGCAGAGAATGCCAAATGTTTAGTTGTCATAGGTGGACATTCTTCCTTCCAAAGGAGTATGATACAGCATCACAGAGATAAATCTGATTGTGTCAAATACATTTGTTATGAAGAAAAactgtaa